One Bradyrhizobium sp. ISRA464 genomic window carries:
- a CDS encoding ABC transporter substrate-binding protein, with product MKKSSMRLAFGALRAATIGATMAVAVATAVLAEDTVKIGVLLIDSGPLAGLKDTQVKAVNLAIEQINAAGGAAGRKLEATFISYPGTPDTAVDGATRAVQKDGATFITGMDTSAVTPALQAKLPALKALMLEVMANADGLTGKNCSPNYFRVNANDSMIMGTFREFLKDQGIKKWDIIAVDYAAGRDSADKFKALVTSQGGTIGKTLFSPNGTPDFGAKISELGADPADGLFVTIFGSDAINLAKQQQQFGLFKKYKMVLGNSFVIPQTLPAQGEAVLGVYQNIGFVAGFPGAQAEAFVKAYKEKYNGELPPYTSADQYAAIQLIAAGLQKANSTDINAVRAALSGLKAETVLGDVEIRAGDHQTARRMAISQIVMGPEGKPAYQIKKIEPGLDIIPPVDPACKM from the coding sequence ATGAAAAAATCATCCATGCGGCTGGCTTTCGGCGCGCTGCGCGCGGCAACCATCGGCGCAACGATGGCTGTTGCCGTCGCGACCGCAGTCTTGGCCGAGGACACGGTCAAGATCGGCGTTCTCCTGATCGATAGCGGACCGCTCGCCGGCCTGAAGGACACCCAGGTCAAGGCCGTCAACCTCGCGATCGAGCAGATCAACGCCGCCGGTGGCGCGGCGGGCAGGAAACTCGAGGCGACCTTCATCTCCTATCCCGGCACGCCCGATACGGCAGTGGACGGCGCCACCCGAGCCGTCCAGAAGGACGGTGCAACGTTCATCACCGGCATGGACACATCCGCTGTGACGCCAGCGCTGCAGGCCAAGCTTCCGGCGCTGAAAGCTTTGATGCTGGAGGTGATGGCCAATGCCGATGGGCTGACAGGAAAGAACTGCTCGCCGAACTACTTTCGGGTCAATGCCAACGACTCCATGATCATGGGGACTTTCAGGGAATTCCTGAAAGATCAGGGCATCAAGAAATGGGACATCATCGCGGTCGACTATGCCGCCGGACGTGACTCCGCGGACAAGTTCAAGGCGCTGGTGACCTCGCAGGGCGGAACGATCGGAAAAACCCTGTTCTCGCCAAACGGGACGCCGGATTTCGGTGCCAAGATTTCGGAGTTGGGTGCGGACCCGGCCGACGGCCTGTTCGTGACGATCTTCGGCAGCGACGCGATCAACCTCGCCAAGCAGCAGCAGCAGTTCGGGCTATTCAAGAAGTACAAGATGGTGCTGGGCAACTCCTTCGTAATCCCGCAGACACTGCCGGCGCAGGGCGAGGCCGTGCTCGGCGTCTATCAGAATATCGGTTTCGTGGCCGGCTTCCCCGGCGCGCAGGCCGAAGCCTTCGTGAAGGCGTACAAGGAGAAATACAACGGCGAGCTTCCGCCCTACACCAGCGCCGATCAATACGCTGCCATTCAGCTGATTGCCGCCGGGCTTCAGAAAGCGAACTCGACCGACATCAACGCGGTTCGCGCTGCTCTGTCCGGCCTTAAAGCCGAAACGGTCCTCGGCGATGTCGAGATCCGTGCAGGTGACCATCAGACTGCGCGGCGGATGGCGATCAGCCAGATCGTGATGGGTCCGGAGGGGAAGCCGGCTTACCAGATCAAGAAGATCGAGCCGGGACTGGACATCATCCCGCCCGTCGATCCCGCCTGCAAGATGTGA
- a CDS encoding ABC transporter ATP-binding protein, with the protein MLRGIDLTVEEGESVALVGRNGAGKSTLLLSVFRETNILSGEIWVSDRRIDALPGYTAAKLGVAIAPQGRRVLPNLTVKENLLLGRSTARAGYWTLKAIYELFPVLEERADRLGTMLSGGQQQMLAIGRALMANPSLILLDEPSEGLSPVLIDGLVDTLNKIRGAGTGVLVVEQHLSLVKRATDRFVILAKGEVVGSGAIGAIGKPENQALMAL; encoded by the coding sequence GTGCTGCGCGGCATCGACCTGACGGTCGAAGAGGGCGAGTCGGTGGCCCTGGTCGGTCGCAACGGCGCCGGCAAGTCGACGCTGCTGCTCTCCGTCTTTCGCGAGACGAATATCCTGTCCGGCGAGATCTGGGTCAGCGATCGCCGGATCGATGCCCTGCCAGGCTATACGGCTGCCAAGCTCGGTGTGGCGATCGCACCGCAAGGACGACGCGTCCTGCCGAACCTTACCGTCAAGGAGAACCTGCTGCTGGGTCGATCGACCGCCAGGGCAGGGTACTGGACGCTGAAGGCCATCTACGAGCTGTTCCCGGTGCTCGAGGAGCGCGCCGACCGGCTGGGCACGATGCTGAGCGGCGGCCAGCAACAGATGCTGGCGATCGGTCGTGCCTTGATGGCCAATCCGAGCCTCATTCTGCTCGATGAGCCCTCGGAAGGCCTTTCACCTGTTCTGATCGACGGGCTGGTCGACACGCTCAACAAAATCCGTGGCGCTGGAACCGGCGTGCTCGTGGTCGAGCAGCACCTCAGTCTCGTCAAGCGTGCCACCGATCGGTTCGTCATTCTAGCAAAGGGCGAGGTTGTCGGTTCGGGCGCGATCGGCGCCATTGGCAAGCCCGAGAACCAGGCGCTCATGGCGCTCTAG
- a CDS encoding ATP-binding cassette domain-containing protein: MLAIEKLSVSYGSVRALTDVDLEIRGDGLLHGIIGPNGAGKSTLLDAICGRRRPTSGRVRYCGEDITRRSISWRRRQGMARSFQRTSIFQDLTVHEQLQLVAQHLGDDRVDDVIEVMDLGGYLDQKAGRIAYGVQRRVDVALALIGRPRLLLMDEPGAGLSATETLRLLEHVRDLVRERRIAAVVVEHDVDAVFACCGMVTVLDLGRHLATGTPEAIRADHRVIAAYLGTAA, encoded by the coding sequence ATGCTCGCGATCGAAAAACTGTCGGTGAGCTATGGCTCGGTGCGGGCTTTGACCGATGTCGATCTCGAGATCCGCGGCGATGGCCTGCTTCACGGCATCATTGGTCCGAATGGCGCAGGCAAGTCCACGTTGCTTGATGCGATCTGCGGCCGCCGGCGTCCGACCTCCGGGCGAGTTCGGTATTGCGGCGAGGATATCACGCGGCGTTCGATCAGCTGGCGTCGTCGGCAAGGCATGGCGCGATCGTTCCAGCGCACCAGTATCTTCCAGGATCTGACCGTGCACGAGCAGCTTCAACTCGTTGCGCAACATCTCGGCGACGACAGGGTGGACGACGTCATCGAGGTCATGGATCTCGGCGGCTATCTCGACCAGAAAGCCGGGCGCATCGCCTATGGTGTGCAGCGGCGGGTCGACGTAGCGCTCGCCCTGATCGGGCGTCCGCGTCTTCTCTTGATGGACGAGCCGGGCGCCGGTCTGTCGGCCACGGAGACGTTGCGCCTGTTGGAGCATGTGCGCGATCTCGTCCGCGAGCGCAGGATCGCGGCCGTCGTGGTCGAGCACGACGTCGACGCGGTGTTCGCCTGCTGCGGCATGGTCACCGTGCTCGATCTCGGACGGCACCTTGCCACGGGGACGCCTGAAGCCATCCGTGCCGACCATCGCGTCATCGCGGCGTATCTGGGGACCGCGGCATGA
- a CDS encoding branched-chain amino acid ABC transporter permease — protein MSNGTMTDDLHASATATVGGPLSRLSLAIVVGLIGLGAGAVVPTYLASDFVLRLGSEGLLLGLLALSVAFLMNQAGLVALGSASIYGGAGYLFAIGMSDWGLTPTAALCVAFLILLAYAAMLGALIVRTNPLAFMMLTLAAGEMISHAVLLEGLRDYTGGADGLVVRTNGTVLGIDAVRFADPAQFWSLAWGVTVLVGLAFWAIARSRLGAVLRAIRENEERMRFSGFNTFLPRLIGYVLVNIVAAIAGFLHVLNAGFVSPESLGLFVSTNTLVAALIGGISGSLGPILGGLIFSFAQDEFGARGLTQLLTGVAIVVFIVVFPRGVVGGLSGLSKRLGWRREAS, from the coding sequence TTGAGCAACGGCACGATGACTGACGACCTGCATGCATCTGCGACGGCGACGGTCGGCGGCCCGTTGTCGCGGCTCTCGCTCGCCATTGTCGTCGGACTGATCGGGCTTGGCGCAGGTGCGGTCGTTCCGACCTATCTCGCCAGCGATTTCGTGCTTCGGCTTGGCAGCGAAGGCCTCCTGCTGGGCTTGCTCGCGCTCAGCGTTGCCTTCCTGATGAACCAGGCCGGACTGGTGGCGCTCGGCTCGGCCAGTATCTATGGCGGCGCCGGATATCTGTTTGCGATCGGCATGAGCGATTGGGGCTTGACGCCGACAGCGGCGCTATGCGTCGCGTTCCTGATCCTTCTCGCCTATGCCGCCATGCTCGGCGCATTGATCGTCCGGACCAATCCGCTCGCCTTCATGATGCTGACGCTCGCCGCCGGCGAGATGATCAGTCATGCCGTTCTGCTTGAGGGATTGCGCGACTATACCGGAGGCGCAGACGGACTGGTTGTTCGGACCAACGGAACTGTCCTCGGCATCGACGCGGTTCGCTTTGCTGATCCGGCGCAATTCTGGTCGCTTGCCTGGGGTGTGACCGTCCTGGTCGGACTGGCATTCTGGGCCATCGCACGTTCCCGTCTCGGCGCGGTGCTTCGCGCCATCAGGGAGAACGAGGAGCGCATGCGCTTCTCGGGCTTCAATACCTTCCTGCCAAGGCTGATCGGATATGTGCTCGTCAATATCGTGGCTGCGATCGCCGGCTTCCTGCATGTGCTCAATGCCGGTTTCGTTTCGCCGGAGAGCCTAGGGCTGTTCGTCAGCACCAATACCCTGGTCGCCGCGCTGATCGGTGGCATCTCCGGTTCGCTCGGCCCGATTCTCGGCGGGCTGATCTTCTCCTTTGCGCAGGACGAGTTTGGCGCGCGCGGGCTCACGCAGCTTCTGACCGGTGTTGCGATCGTCGTATTCATTGTCGTGTTCCCGCGTGGTGTCGTCGGCGGGCTGTCGGGCCTGTCGAAGCGGCTCGGCTGGCGGCGGGAGGCATCCTGA
- a CDS encoding branched-chain amino acid ABC transporter permease, with protein MPSRNAPRQEIAAVIALLIANSLALASLLIMLSSGLALIYGLRDVINFGHGAIYMLGAYLGYTIALVGGFWLALLLVPILLALLGIAFEYLALRPLQRRSHIEVALVTLGLGIILGQIIIYIYGGEARSVDAPKILSGSVTILHLSYPVYRLFLIVMGLGSCALLALWLRWTSSGLYVRAVSQDPSVARMMGINADRLSLLVTSLSTAFAGIAGVLAGPYLSVDPGMDVVMIVNCLIIVVIGGTGSIGGAIIAALLFGFVQVAGSVFLPNLAALVPYILLMVVLLIAPGGIGRGRVMS; from the coding sequence ATGCCGTCGCGGAATGCACCCAGGCAGGAGATCGCTGCCGTGATCGCGCTGCTGATCGCGAATTCGCTGGCACTCGCCTCTCTGCTGATCATGCTGTCGAGCGGGCTCGCCTTGATCTACGGCCTGCGCGACGTCATCAATTTCGGCCACGGCGCGATCTACATGCTCGGCGCCTATCTCGGCTACACGATTGCCCTTGTCGGCGGATTCTGGCTGGCGCTGCTGCTCGTTCCGATCCTGCTGGCGCTTCTCGGAATAGCGTTCGAGTATCTGGCGCTGCGGCCGTTGCAGCGACGCTCGCACATCGAAGTGGCGCTGGTCACCTTGGGCCTGGGCATCATCCTCGGCCAGATCATCATCTACATCTACGGCGGCGAGGCGCGCAGCGTCGATGCGCCAAAAATCCTTTCCGGCTCCGTGACCATCCTGCACTTGTCCTATCCGGTCTATCGCCTCTTCCTGATCGTGATGGGGCTCGGCTCCTGCGCGCTGCTCGCCTTGTGGCTTCGGTGGACGTCGTCGGGACTGTATGTGCGCGCGGTCAGTCAGGATCCGTCGGTCGCGCGCATGATGGGTATCAATGCCGACCGCCTGAGTCTGCTCGTGACCAGCCTCAGCACGGCCTTCGCGGGCATCGCCGGCGTATTGGCCGGGCCTTATCTGTCGGTCGATCCGGGAATGGACGTCGTGATGATCGTGAACTGCCTGATCATCGTGGTGATCGGCGGCACCGGCAGCATCGGCGGCGCAATCATCGCGGCCCTGCTGTTCGGCTTCGTTCAGGTGGCGGGATCGGTGTTTCTGCCCAATCTCGCGGCGCTCGTGCCCTACATCCTGCTGATGGTTGTGCTGCTGATCGCGCCGGGCGGGATCGGACGCGGGAGGGTTATGAGTTGA